One genomic region from Marinomonas maritima encodes:
- the iscR gene encoding Fe-S cluster assembly transcriptional regulator IscR yields MRLTTKGRYAVTAMLDLALHSDQGPVSLSDISNRQGISLSYLEQLFSKLRKKALVTSVRGPGGGYRLSRSNDDIFVAQIVDAVNESVDATGCKGRSDCQSGNTCLTHHLWCDLSDQIHNFLSQISLEQLVHRNEVRQVAERQDLEGRKNGFESSKIIAAIVD; encoded by the coding sequence ATGCGCCTGACAACAAAAGGTCGTTATGCGGTAACCGCCATGCTTGATCTGGCATTGCATTCGGATCAAGGGCCAGTGTCTTTATCGGATATTTCGAATCGACAAGGAATATCCTTATCGTACCTTGAACAGTTGTTCTCTAAGCTTCGTAAGAAGGCATTGGTAACTAGTGTAAGAGGTCCGGGTGGTGGATATCGTCTGAGTCGTTCAAATGATGATATTTTTGTCGCGCAGATAGTGGATGCTGTAAATGAGTCGGTTGATGCGACTGGGTGTAAAGGGCGTAGTGATTGTCAAAGCGGTAACACTTGCCTTACTCACCATTTATGGTGTGATTTAAGTGATCAAATACACAATTTTTTAAGCCAAATCAGCTTAGAGCAACTGGTTCATCGTAATGAAGTACGGCAAGTTGCAGAGCGCCAAGATCTTGAAGGCCGAAAAAATGGTTTTGAGAGCAGTAAGATAATTGCGGCGATAGTTGATTAA